A window of the Bdellovibrio sp. ZAP7 genome harbors these coding sequences:
- a CDS encoding TldD/PmbA family protein codes for MDTIKQSFQAIAAQAKQDGVKVEMLISGGESLDLGFQKKKLNTFESTQTQTAGLRVLMGASQGYAYTENLSADALLRTYKEALNNAKTVQSEDTFEIPMMRPAAYQALNLFNPEEIEMEKKMEVAKDLEQKCLALDSRVQAVPYSGFSQGSSFMRILNTEGVDQEFKQNYYVGRTAPLAKEGEMSKMGGDGFFVRSFDKINTDEVARTSVNNAVKYLGATKLKTGNYPVVLDRKVFPTVLAMLLSYLSAKEVYENKSLLKGRMGQKVASDKFNLVDDPFEMNGTSVRPFDSEGAPSQKTVLFENGVLKNYLTNLEYSKRMNLPHTANASRGPSSPMDIGPTNLVVAKGTKTLDQLLSLNPGQTVHITKFTGGLHAGFKDSTGDLSMPAEGFLYENGKCMGPVDQFVVSGNVLDVLRDIVELGDSYDRPGRSLIAPDVLIKSMSFAGG; via the coding sequence ATGGACACTATTAAACAAAGCTTCCAGGCAATTGCGGCTCAAGCCAAACAAGACGGTGTCAAAGTTGAAATGCTTATTTCCGGTGGTGAAAGTCTTGATTTGGGTTTTCAGAAAAAGAAATTGAACACGTTTGAATCCACACAAACGCAGACGGCGGGTCTTCGTGTTTTGATGGGTGCCAGTCAAGGATATGCCTACACTGAAAACCTGTCGGCAGATGCTTTGTTGCGCACTTATAAAGAAGCGTTAAACAATGCTAAGACCGTGCAAAGCGAAGACACGTTCGAAATTCCGATGATGAGGCCTGCGGCTTATCAAGCCCTGAACCTTTTTAATCCCGAAGAAATCGAGATGGAAAAGAAGATGGAAGTGGCGAAAGATTTAGAACAAAAGTGTCTGGCTTTGGATTCTCGTGTGCAAGCCGTTCCTTATTCGGGATTTTCTCAGGGTTCCAGCTTTATGCGCATTCTGAATACCGAAGGTGTGGATCAAGAATTCAAACAGAACTATTACGTTGGCAGAACTGCTCCCTTGGCGAAAGAGGGCGAGATGTCAAAAATGGGTGGTGATGGATTCTTTGTTCGTTCATTTGATAAAATCAACACGGATGAAGTGGCTCGCACCAGTGTGAATAATGCTGTTAAGTATTTGGGCGCTACCAAACTTAAAACGGGAAATTACCCTGTGGTCTTGGATCGCAAGGTTTTCCCAACGGTGCTGGCAATGCTTCTGTCCTATTTGTCTGCTAAAGAAGTTTACGAGAACAAATCCTTATTGAAAGGTCGTATGGGTCAAAAAGTGGCCAGCGATAAATTTAATCTGGTGGATGATCCGTTTGAGATGAATGGGACCTCGGTAAGACCTTTTGACTCTGAAGGAGCGCCTTCTCAGAAAACGGTTCTTTTTGAAAACGGTGTTTTAAAAAACTATCTGACGAACTTAGAGTATTCAAAACGTATGAATTTGCCTCACACGGCAAATGCATCTCGGGGACCGAGTTCACCCATGGATATTGGGCCTACGAACCTGGTGGTGGCAAAAGGCACTAAGACTTTAGATCAACTGCTTTCATTGAATCCTGGTCAAACAGTTCACATCACGAAATTCACGGGTGGCTTGCACGCGGGCTTTAAGGATTCCACAGGGGATCTGTCGATGCCGGCGGAAGGCTTCTTATATGAGAATGGCAAATGCATGGGACCTGTCGATCAGTTTGTGGTCTCGGGAAATGTGCTGGATGTTTTGCGTGACATTGTGGAGCTAGGAGACAGTTATGATCGCCCGGGTCGCAGTTTGATCGCTCCGGATGTATTGATCAAATCAATGAGCTTTGCTGGCGGCTAA
- a CDS encoding M56 family metallopeptidase, whose product MSTLDFLWKLLVVLSLSSIFFFGSFSFCAMAFKGLRGKFLRQWSQITIAAFLLAMVSFALILMSFDQGLELGCFSQFVKSQGSMGVTRMLGLLWSVGFVAWFGLDLYRHRQFMDALKNETLEECGEFTLTSNQVVPLSYGVTVGRVSIPVNVAQNPEHLKHVLAHEFTHVQSRDGFWNLLETICLRLCWFNPLMQVFHRQYQLYTEMATDELAIERYNLNPKNYAECLLALMQQPSVVLPGFVSGASAEYLQMQARLKNIGETVSTPPAKRKWVLSLSMLLLWLLGVNQSWASLQIQKPLDPSEMVCMQIQHELVIEKLLQVQPESNKCE is encoded by the coding sequence ATGAGTACGTTGGATTTTTTGTGGAAGCTTTTGGTGGTTCTAAGTCTTAGCTCCATTTTCTTTTTTGGTTCTTTTTCCTTCTGTGCGATGGCCTTTAAGGGGCTGCGCGGAAAGTTTCTAAGACAGTGGTCGCAAATCACAATTGCCGCATTTTTGCTGGCGATGGTTTCGTTCGCATTGATTTTAATGTCTTTCGATCAGGGGTTGGAGCTGGGCTGTTTTAGTCAGTTTGTAAAGTCCCAGGGCTCGATGGGTGTGACCAGAATGTTGGGACTGCTTTGGAGTGTGGGCTTTGTTGCGTGGTTTGGACTTGATCTTTATCGCCACCGTCAGTTTATGGACGCTTTAAAAAATGAAACTTTAGAAGAATGTGGTGAATTCACTCTGACGTCGAACCAAGTGGTGCCGTTAAGTTATGGTGTAACGGTGGGTCGGGTCTCCATTCCCGTGAATGTTGCCCAGAACCCAGAGCATTTGAAGCACGTCCTTGCCCACGAATTCACTCATGTGCAAAGTCGCGATGGATTTTGGAACTTGCTTGAGACTATTTGCCTGCGTTTGTGTTGGTTCAATCCTTTAATGCAGGTTTTTCATCGTCAGTATCAGCTGTATACGGAAATGGCGACGGATGAGCTCGCCATTGAAAGATATAATTTGAATCCCAAGAACTATGCGGAGTGTTTGCTGGCCTTGATGCAACAACCTTCGGTAGTTCTGCCAGGATTTGTTTCCGGTGCCTCTGCAGAGTATTTGCAAATGCAGGCGCGCTTAAAAAATATCGGCGAAACTGTCAGCACCCCTCCGGCCAAAAGAAAATGGGTCTTAAGCCTTTCGATGCTACTTTTGTGGCTTTTGGGAGTGAATCAATCCTGGGCCTCGCTACAGATTCAAAAGCCTTTGGATCCATCTGAAATGGTGTGCATGCAAATCCAACACGAGTTGGTTATTGAAAAGTTATTACAAGTTCAACCTGAATCAAATAAGTGCGAATAA
- a CDS encoding BlaI/MecI/CopY family transcriptional regulator, giving the protein MKKLPSLGEQEIEILRYISTHGELSVREVADHFEKQKGLARTTILTVMERLRTKGFLTRSKVDGIFKYSEKIEAQTVMKGKVTEFVERTLGGSVSPLINYFAGQKKLSAEEIDKLRAIVADFDKSNKGGRS; this is encoded by the coding sequence ATGAAGAAACTGCCAAGTTTAGGTGAGCAAGAAATCGAAATTCTTCGGTACATATCCACTCACGGGGAACTCTCGGTGCGTGAGGTGGCCGACCATTTTGAAAAGCAAAAGGGCTTGGCGCGAACGACTATCCTGACTGTGATGGAGCGTCTGCGCACTAAGGGGTTCCTGACTCGCAGTAAAGTCGATGGAATCTTTAAATATTCAGAGAAAATCGAAGCACAAACGGTCATGAAGGGCAAAGTGACCGAATTCGTTGAGCGCACCCTGGGTGGGTCGGTTTCTCCTTTGATTAATTACTTTGCCGGTCAGAAAAAACTCAGTGCCGAGGAAATTGATAAGCTGCGTGCGATCGTCGCAGATTTTGATAAATCCAACAAAGGCGGTAGATCATGA
- a CDS encoding HAD family hydrolase — MKPISAFSSSLKYLLTDIDDTLTDEGLLGAEAYEAMWALHDAGIKVIPVTGRPAGWCEMIARVWPVSGIIGENGGFYFRYHGKKMHRHFFFDEETQKNNRAKLDLLEKEILQKVPGSDLASDQFCRLMDLAIDFCEDVPALPKNEVQKIVEIFKSHGAQAKVSSIHVNGWFGSYDKLSMSLKFLQQEFGVSAEDSKKVCGFSGDSPNDEPMFQYFPNSFAVANIQNFVDQIKFHPTYVAQKRGGLGFTEIARAILKYK; from the coding sequence ATGAAACCAATTTCAGCATTCTCCTCATCCCTCAAATATCTGCTTACCGATATCGATGACACTCTGACTGATGAAGGTCTTTTGGGAGCCGAAGCCTATGAGGCGATGTGGGCATTGCACGATGCTGGAATAAAAGTCATCCCTGTCACGGGTCGCCCCGCCGGCTGGTGCGAAATGATCGCCCGCGTGTGGCCTGTCAGTGGCATCATCGGTGAAAACGGCGGATTCTATTTCCGTTATCATGGTAAAAAAATGCATCGCCATTTTTTCTTTGATGAGGAAACACAGAAAAACAACCGCGCAAAATTGGATTTGCTTGAAAAAGAAATCCTGCAAAAAGTGCCGGGTAGCGATTTGGCGAGCGATCAATTCTGTCGTTTGATGGATCTAGCCATTGATTTTTGTGAAGACGTTCCGGCACTCCCTAAAAACGAAGTACAAAAAATCGTGGAGATTTTTAAGTCCCACGGTGCACAGGCGAAAGTCAGCTCCATCCACGTCAATGGGTGGTTTGGTTCTTACGACAAGCTTTCTATGTCGCTTAAATTTCTACAGCAAGAGTTCGGTGTCTCTGCCGAAGATTCTAAAAAAGTCTGCGGCTTTAGCGGCGACTCCCCAAATGACGAACCCATGTTTCAATATTTCCCAAACAGTTTTGCCGTCGCAAACATTCAAAACTTTGTTGATCAAATCAAATTTCATCCCACATATGTGGCTCAGAAACGTGGTGGTTTGGGGTTCACAGAAATCGCCCGTGCCATTCTGAAATATAAATAA
- a CDS encoding S41 family peptidase, translating to MSSISKGLKGLVIAGSLAITSVATAQLKDGLECRYISVIEQGFLANHVKYSDRNADLATRVTEQYLKRLDPSKIYLTQADVDSIKKDMSNVFEKTKNRDCTFLDKAQKLVLERVQDRANFAKKYLGKDFKFDEKTEFAFDPDKKPWPKNSDEANEYLKKYIQFQIGNYLATDMKLEEAKKNVEKNYERAVKRTQETSQDDLLSGYLDSFARGLDPHSSFFSKDVLEDFEIQMRLSLEGIGATLSSQDGFTVVEALVPGGAAAKSGLIEPQDKIIAVGQEKGQMENVIDQDLKDVVKKIRGDKGTKVRLTILRKAGEGKKRFDVTLTREKVNLEDEAASLTFIEKEVEGKKKKIGILNFPSFYADSRRGGRSSAADMKKLIKEAVEKKADGLVLDLSNNGGGSLEDAVKIAGLFFQTGNVVKQSSKNEGRAEAALRDTDATVDWNGPLVVLTSRISASASEIVSGTLQDYKRAVIVGGDHTYGKGSVQSVLPIPNNLGAIKVTVGMFFVPSGKSTQHRGVDADIVLPGPFSTDDIGEKYMDYSLPPKTIESFISPDAYVKEGPGAWKEVKADWLKSLSERSSERVAKSDDFKKIVDELNKAKARGKVIRVSEVLKDKNEKEKKEKAKKVASKAKKNEEYLKRADIQEATNVLLDLIQLEDGKALPPAPKQANAK from the coding sequence ATGAGTTCAATCTCTAAGGGATTAAAGGGTTTAGTTATTGCCGGTTCACTCGCAATAACGTCAGTTGCCACTGCACAATTAAAAGACGGTTTGGAATGTCGTTATATCTCCGTCATCGAGCAGGGTTTCCTGGCAAATCACGTGAAATATTCGGATCGCAATGCAGATCTTGCAACACGAGTGACTGAGCAATACTTGAAGCGCTTGGATCCTTCCAAAATTTATCTAACTCAAGCTGATGTTGATAGCATCAAAAAAGACATGTCTAATGTTTTTGAAAAAACCAAAAACAGAGATTGTACATTCTTGGACAAAGCTCAAAAGTTGGTTCTTGAAAGAGTTCAAGACCGCGCAAACTTTGCTAAGAAATACTTGGGCAAAGATTTTAAATTCGATGAAAAGACTGAGTTCGCTTTCGATCCAGATAAAAAGCCATGGCCTAAAAATTCCGATGAAGCCAATGAGTATTTGAAAAAGTACATCCAATTCCAAATTGGAAACTACCTTGCAACGGACATGAAGTTAGAAGAAGCGAAAAAGAACGTAGAGAAAAACTACGAGCGCGCGGTAAAACGTACGCAAGAAACTTCTCAAGATGACCTTTTGTCAGGTTACTTGGATTCTTTCGCCAGAGGTTTGGATCCACACTCTAGCTTCTTCTCTAAAGACGTTCTTGAGGATTTCGAAATCCAAATGCGTCTTTCCTTGGAAGGTATCGGAGCGACGCTTTCTTCCCAAGACGGTTTCACAGTAGTTGAAGCCCTGGTTCCAGGTGGTGCAGCAGCGAAATCTGGCTTGATCGAACCGCAAGATAAAATCATCGCGGTTGGTCAGGAAAAAGGCCAAATGGAAAACGTCATCGATCAAGATTTGAAGGATGTTGTTAAGAAAATCCGCGGTGACAAAGGAACTAAAGTTCGTTTGACGATCTTGCGTAAAGCAGGTGAGGGTAAAAAACGCTTCGATGTTACTTTGACTCGTGAAAAAGTAAATCTTGAGGACGAAGCAGCTTCTTTGACCTTCATCGAAAAAGAAGTTGAGGGTAAAAAGAAAAAAATCGGTATCCTGAACTTCCCAAGCTTCTATGCTGATTCTCGTCGCGGTGGCAGATCCTCTGCAGCTGATATGAAGAAATTGATCAAAGAAGCGGTTGAAAAGAAAGCGGACGGCCTAGTGCTGGATCTTTCTAACAACGGTGGTGGTTCTCTTGAAGACGCCGTTAAAATTGCTGGTTTGTTCTTCCAAACAGGTAACGTAGTAAAACAATCCTCTAAAAATGAAGGCCGTGCGGAAGCCGCTCTTCGTGATACAGATGCGACTGTTGACTGGAATGGCCCATTGGTTGTTCTAACCAGCCGTATCTCTGCATCTGCTTCAGAGATCGTCTCTGGTACTTTGCAGGACTATAAACGGGCCGTGATCGTTGGTGGTGACCACACTTACGGTAAAGGTTCTGTTCAATCCGTATTGCCGATCCCGAACAATTTGGGCGCAATCAAAGTAACAGTGGGTATGTTCTTTGTTCCATCTGGCAAATCGACTCAGCATCGTGGTGTTGATGCCGACATCGTACTTCCAGGTCCTTTCTCGACTGATGATATCGGCGAGAAGTACATGGATTACTCTTTGCCACCAAAAACGATTGAATCCTTCATTTCTCCAGATGCATACGTAAAAGAAGGCCCTGGCGCATGGAAAGAAGTGAAAGCAGACTGGTTGAAATCATTGTCTGAAAGATCTTCTGAACGTGTGGCGAAATCCGATGATTTCAAAAAGATCGTGGATGAATTGAACAAAGCAAAAGCCCGCGGCAAAGTGATCCGTGTGAGCGAAGTGCTAAAAGATAAAAACGAAAAAGAGAAAAAAGAGAAAGCCAAAAAAGTAGCAAGCAAAGCGAAAAAGAACGAAGAGTACTTGAAGCGCGCAGATATCCAAGAGGCGACGAATGTACTTCTAGATCTGATTCAGCTTGAAGATGGCAAGGCTTTACCGCCGGCGCCGAAACAAGCGAACGCTAAATAG
- a CDS encoding TldD/PmbA family protein, which yields MIVQPQILTKALDAALSTGADFADIFVEDTYSSNLSILSSKADQAIVGQLYGAGIRLFFGHEIVYVTTNDLTEQGLVKAALNAAKSRGTGKGKKSMPLMQVPFDTVHTFGEKPWEMNRDRKFAWLNSVDQHARNRNSAVTQVEAALNEKFQKVQIANSRGLMAYDERAYSRLNMEVFVEHMGVKESSSERYGHMGTSELYDGWNIQSFAHDNVDRAMGLTTAKFAPAGEMPVVIDNSFGGVLFHEACGHGLETTSVAKDSSVFCGKMGQKIANECVTAIDDGTIKNGWGSLNIDDEGNKTKRTTLIENGVLKSYIVDEMGSRQTGYEVTGSGRRQSYKYAPASRMRNTFIDAGKDSFEEMIRDVDYGLYAKNMGGGSVNPGTGDYNFQVREAYIIRKGRIEEMVKGACLIGRGIDTLGKITKVSNELKLATGMCGSVSGSIPAAVGQPQILVSSLMVGGRAG from the coding sequence ATGATCGTTCAACCTCAAATTCTGACCAAAGCACTGGACGCCGCACTTTCCACAGGAGCGGATTTCGCAGATATCTTTGTCGAAGATACTTACTCTTCTAACCTTTCTATTTTGAGTTCGAAAGCAGACCAAGCCATCGTGGGTCAGCTTTACGGTGCCGGCATTCGTTTGTTCTTTGGTCATGAAATCGTGTACGTAACAACGAATGATCTGACGGAGCAGGGATTGGTAAAGGCGGCGCTGAATGCAGCGAAAAGCCGTGGCACTGGCAAAGGTAAGAAATCAATGCCGTTGATGCAGGTGCCGTTTGATACGGTTCATACTTTTGGTGAAAAGCCTTGGGAGATGAATCGTGATCGCAAATTCGCATGGTTGAATTCTGTGGATCAACACGCGCGCAATCGCAATTCTGCTGTCACTCAAGTTGAGGCTGCTTTGAATGAAAAATTCCAGAAAGTCCAAATCGCTAATTCTCGCGGTTTGATGGCTTATGATGAACGGGCATACAGTCGTTTGAATATGGAAGTTTTCGTTGAGCACATGGGAGTGAAGGAAAGTTCCAGCGAACGTTATGGGCACATGGGAACGTCTGAACTGTATGACGGTTGGAATATTCAAAGCTTTGCCCATGATAACGTCGACCGTGCCATGGGGCTGACGACAGCGAAGTTTGCACCCGCGGGCGAGATGCCTGTTGTGATTGATAATTCTTTTGGTGGAGTTTTATTCCACGAAGCTTGTGGACACGGTCTTGAAACAACGTCGGTCGCAAAAGATTCTTCGGTGTTCTGCGGTAAGATGGGGCAGAAGATTGCCAATGAATGTGTCACAGCTATCGATGATGGAACGATCAAAAATGGTTGGGGTTCGCTGAATATCGATGACGAAGGTAACAAAACGAAGCGCACGACCTTGATTGAAAACGGCGTTTTGAAATCTTACATCGTGGATGAAATGGGTTCGCGTCAAACAGGTTATGAGGTGACGGGCAGCGGTCGTCGCCAGTCTTACAAATACGCGCCGGCTTCTCGAATGAGAAACACGTTTATTGATGCGGGTAAGGATTCTTTTGAAGAAATGATCCGCGACGTGGATTACGGTCTTTACGCGAAAAACATGGGCGGAGGTTCCGTGAATCCAGGAACCGGCGACTACAATTTCCAAGTTCGTGAAGCCTATATTATCAGAAAAGGCCGCATCGAAGAAATGGTGAAAGGTGCCTGTCTGATCGGACGTGGTATCGATACATTGGGTAAAATCACAAAAGTTTCCAATGAATTGAAATTGGCGACGGGCATGTGCGGCTCTGTGAGCGGTTCTATCCCGGCAGCGGTGGGTCAGCCGCAGATCCTGGTTTCAAGTCTTATGGTTGGTGGGAGAGCAGGCTAA
- a CDS encoding thioredoxin domain-containing protein, with protein MKKVILLGMVSVLGACATSDKQIADYLKKNPKAVFDVIEDNPEQFIEVVNKAARKAQQNQQQKQMSEMKKQQEQQIINPLKPALSNARRLSGTAKAKITIVEYADFQCPACAMSHPVIKEVMKENAGNVQLYYKHMPLSFHPMAEPAAYYFEAIFKQDRAKALKFYDLLFENQKSLKNVDFIRQMAKKSGADMAKVAKDITSTEVQMIVKNDMSEFEKMGFTGTPVILVNGVALHGAQPKEEIDKIIALTTVEPK; from the coding sequence ATGAAAAAAGTGATCCTTTTGGGAATGGTATCGGTATTGGGTGCCTGTGCAACGAGCGATAAGCAGATTGCTGACTATCTTAAGAAAAATCCTAAGGCTGTTTTTGACGTGATTGAAGACAATCCAGAGCAGTTCATTGAAGTTGTGAATAAAGCGGCTCGCAAAGCCCAACAAAACCAACAGCAAAAGCAAATGTCGGAAATGAAAAAGCAACAGGAACAACAGATCATCAATCCGTTGAAGCCGGCGTTGTCAAATGCTCGTCGCCTGTCAGGAACGGCGAAAGCGAAAATCACGATTGTTGAATACGCCGACTTCCAATGTCCTGCTTGTGCCATGTCTCATCCCGTTATTAAAGAAGTGATGAAGGAAAATGCAGGCAATGTTCAGCTGTACTATAAACACATGCCTTTAAGTTTCCATCCCATGGCTGAACCAGCGGCTTATTATTTTGAAGCGATCTTTAAGCAAGACCGTGCGAAAGCGTTGAAATTCTATGATCTGCTTTTTGAAAATCAAAAAAGTCTTAAAAACGTAGATTTCATCCGTCAGATGGCTAAAAAATCAGGTGCTGATATGGCTAAAGTGGCGAAAGACATCACATCTACGGAAGTTCAAATGATCGTTAAAAACGACATGTCTGAATTTGAGAAGATGGGGTTTACTGGAACACCGGTTATTCTGGTAAATGGCGTCGCTTTGCACGGAGCTCAGCCTAAAGAAGAAATCGACAAGATCATTGCGCTAACGACAGTGGAACCTAAATAA
- the topA gene encoding type I DNA topoisomerase, producing MAKKTDAASDGIKLVIVESPTKAKTIRKFLGRDYVVESCMGHIRDLPQSAKDIPEKVKKEKWAQLGVNVDKNFEPLYCIPKDKTKVVKNLKDKLDEASELYLATDEDREGESISWHLLEVLKPKVPTKRMVFHEITKDAIQKALKDTREIDFNLVRAQEARRVLDRLVGYTISPLLWKKVAYGLSAGRVQSVAVRLIVEREQERIRFKKSAYWGVLAELSKDGVNFESRLQQFKQQRVATGKDFDGLTGQLTAGKDVLVLGEKDAAKLSADLKSGPWTVSDVEEKPTFRKPAAPFITSSLQQESNRKLGLSARETMQVAQKLYEQGFITYMRTDSTFLSNEAVSASRDCITSKYGKEYLTPQPRTYAAKKVKGAQEAHEAIRPAGTQFQDPDETGLTGHQFKLYDLIWKRTIASQMVDARQKQVSAKITVGDAIFGASGMTIEFPGFLRAYVEGSDDPEADLAEREVRLPALKVKDSVKCTKLDPTSHETKPPARYTEASLVQTMEKEGIGRPSTYASVIGTIIDRGYVRKGGTALIPTFTAMIVSKLLSSYLTQYVDLGFTSEMEQSLDNIADGELDWESYLASVYKGPKGLRAMVDNQEEKINPDEARTMSLEGMDKYKFHVGRYGAYLTTQRDGEDVSASVPDNESPADITPEIAEKLIDQKINGADALGKDPKTGEPIYVLSGRYGPYVQLGDVSPENDKPKRASLPPNMQPEQVDLQTALDLLSLPRSLGDHPGTGKDIKAGLGRFGPFIVHDGDYRSIPKGESVLTITFERAMEMLAQPKKGRGKAAALRDLGAHPETGDAIQVFNGPYGPYIKSGKVNASLPEGTTVETVTLEQAVGLINEKGPAKGSKGKGKAKSAPKAAKAAKAATKAAKEAPAAPKKSLKSAESAKDKAQALGVKKVVTRKAKK from the coding sequence ATGGCCAAAAAAACTGACGCGGCATCCGACGGAATCAAACTCGTCATCGTGGAGTCCCCGACAAAGGCAAAAACAATTCGTAAGTTTCTGGGAAGAGACTACGTTGTTGAGTCATGCATGGGACATATCCGCGATTTGCCACAATCCGCAAAAGACATCCCTGAAAAAGTGAAAAAAGAAAAATGGGCGCAGCTCGGGGTCAACGTTGATAAAAACTTTGAACCTCTTTACTGCATCCCCAAAGACAAAACTAAAGTTGTAAAGAACCTTAAAGATAAACTCGACGAAGCCTCAGAGCTCTATCTCGCGACCGATGAAGACCGCGAAGGGGAGTCTATCAGCTGGCATTTGCTTGAAGTTCTAAAACCAAAAGTTCCGACCAAACGAATGGTGTTCCACGAGATCACTAAAGATGCGATCCAAAAAGCGTTGAAAGACACGCGTGAGATCGACTTCAACCTGGTCCGTGCTCAAGAGGCGCGCCGTGTGCTCGACCGACTGGTGGGTTACACAATCTCTCCGCTTCTTTGGAAGAAAGTGGCGTACGGTTTGTCGGCGGGTCGCGTGCAGTCTGTGGCGGTACGTTTGATCGTTGAGCGTGAGCAAGAACGCATCCGCTTTAAAAAGTCTGCTTACTGGGGTGTATTGGCTGAGCTATCAAAAGATGGCGTGAACTTCGAATCTCGTTTGCAGCAATTCAAACAGCAACGTGTGGCAACCGGTAAAGACTTTGATGGTCTGACAGGTCAGTTGACAGCGGGTAAAGATGTTTTGGTTCTGGGCGAGAAAGACGCTGCGAAGTTGTCTGCTGATTTGAAATCAGGTCCATGGACAGTTTCTGATGTTGAGGAAAAACCAACATTTAGAAAACCGGCAGCACCATTCATCACTTCAAGTTTACAACAGGAATCGAATCGTAAGCTGGGCTTATCTGCTCGTGAGACGATGCAGGTTGCACAAAAACTGTACGAGCAAGGTTTCATCACCTATATGCGTACGGACTCGACATTCTTGTCTAATGAAGCAGTCAGCGCGTCTCGTGATTGCATCACTTCAAAATATGGCAAAGAGTACTTAACTCCACAGCCGCGTACTTACGCTGCTAAAAAAGTTAAAGGTGCGCAGGAAGCCCATGAGGCGATTCGTCCCGCGGGTACTCAATTCCAAGACCCAGACGAAACGGGTCTGACAGGTCATCAGTTCAAACTTTACGATTTGATTTGGAAACGTACGATTGCATCGCAAATGGTTGATGCCCGTCAAAAACAAGTCAGTGCAAAAATCACTGTGGGTGATGCGATCTTTGGTGCCTCTGGTATGACGATCGAGTTCCCAGGTTTCTTGCGTGCGTATGTTGAGGGCTCTGACGATCCTGAAGCCGATTTGGCGGAACGCGAAGTGCGATTGCCGGCGCTTAAGGTCAAAGACTCTGTAAAGTGCACTAAACTTGATCCAACTTCTCATGAAACAAAACCTCCAGCTCGTTATACCGAGGCAAGCCTCGTGCAAACGATGGAGAAAGAAGGCATCGGTCGTCCGTCAACGTACGCATCTGTTATCGGTACTATCATCGATCGCGGATATGTTCGTAAGGGTGGTACAGCATTGATTCCGACATTCACGGCGATGATCGTTTCCAAACTACTAAGCAGCTATCTGACTCAGTATGTGGACTTGGGCTTTACTTCTGAAATGGAACAAAGCCTGGATAATATTGCAGACGGTGAATTGGATTGGGAAAGCTATCTTGCCTCCGTGTACAAAGGCCCTAAAGGTTTGCGTGCCATGGTTGATAATCAAGAAGAAAAAATCAATCCCGATGAAGCTCGTACAATGTCCTTGGAAGGCATGGATAAATATAAATTCCATGTCGGCCGCTATGGTGCGTACCTGACAACTCAACGTGATGGTGAAGACGTCAGTGCTTCGGTTCCAGACAACGAATCGCCAGCGGATATTACTCCAGAGATCGCGGAAAAACTGATTGATCAAAAAATCAATGGTGCCGATGCTTTGGGTAAAGATCCAAAAACAGGCGAGCCGATTTACGTATTGAGTGGTCGTTATGGTCCCTACGTTCAATTGGGTGATGTATCGCCTGAAAACGACAAACCAAAACGTGCGTCACTTCCACCGAACATGCAGCCAGAGCAAGTGGATCTGCAAACGGCTCTTGATCTGTTGTCCTTGCCTCGCAGCCTGGGCGATCACCCGGGTACGGGTAAGGACATCAAGGCAGGTTTGGGTCGTTTCGGTCCTTTCATCGTTCATGATGGTGACTATCGTTCGATCCCTAAGGGCGAAAGTGTTTTGACGATTACTTTCGAACGCGCGATGGAAATGTTGGCGCAACCTAAGAAAGGCCGCGGTAAAGCAGCGGCGCTTCGTGATTTGGGTGCTCATCCCGAGACGGGTGATGCGATTCAAGTTTTCAACGGTCCTTATGGTCCTTACATTAAAAGTGGTAAGGTCAACGCGTCGTTGCCAGAGGGTACGACTGTTGAAACAGTCACTTTGGAACAAGCAGTAGGCTTGATCAACGAGAAGGGGCCTGCGAAGGGTTCTAAAGGTAAAGGCAAGGCCAAGTCTGCTCCGAAAGCAGCGAAGGCTGCTAAGGCTGCGACGAAAGCCGCTAAGGAAGCTCCAGCCGCACCTAAGAAATCCCTGAAGAGTGCTGAGTCTGCGAAAGACAAAGCTCAAGCTCTGGGAGTTAAAAAGGTCGTTACCAGAAAAGCTAAAAAGTAA